One Benincasa hispida cultivar B227 chromosome 5, ASM972705v1, whole genome shotgun sequence genomic window carries:
- the LOC120078003 gene encoding protein ALP1-like: protein MRELSGALGWHVHQGYYYLCDTSYPNAEGFLAPYRGERYHLSQWHGEDNAPTTPREFFNTKHSSAQNVIERTFGLLKGRWAILRGKSYYPIYIQCLTIMACCLLHNLINREMTNSELTKDLDEVDSSFATTEGMR, encoded by the exons ATGCGGGAATTGTCTGGTGCATTAGGATGGCATGTACATCAAG GGTATTATTATCTATGTGATACCAGTTACCCAAATGCGGAGGGTTTTTTGGCTCCATATAGAGGTGAAAGATATCATCTTTCACAGTGGCATGGAGAAGATAATGCACCAACAACTCCACGAGAATTTTTTAACACGAAGCATTCTTCTGCACAAAATGTCATCGAGAGAACGTTCGGGTTGTTGAAGGGTAGATGGGCAATCTTGCGAGGAAAATCATACTACCCAATATATATCCAATGTCTAACCATCATGGCGTGTTGCCTTTTGCATAATCTTATCAATAGGGAGATGACTAACAGTGAACTGACCAAGGATTTAGATGAGGTGGATTCAAGCTTTGCTACAACTGAGGGGATGAGATAA
- the LOC120078698 gene encoding RPM1-interacting protein 4-like has translation MADNEATVPKFGEWDDRDAKAPENYTAIFKKVREGRQEPGIRALTPPRSINNSTNNQNHEHNQKKCCCFPWPRK, from the exons GATAACGAAGCTACAGTTCCGAAATTTGGTGAATGGGATGACAGGGATGCCAAAGCACCGGAGAACTACACGGCTATTTTCAAAAAGGTGCGGGAAGGGAGACAAGAACCAGGAATACGAGCATTGACGCCACCGCGGTCAATCAATAACAGCACAAACAACCAAAATCATGAACACAATCAAAAG AAATGCTGTTGTTTTCCATGGCCAAGAAAATGA